In Nostoc sp. GT001, a genomic segment contains:
- a CDS encoding reverse transcriptase domain-containing protein, which yields MIRHSYKTSESWVALPWKKFRRNLFRLQKRVYKAVLVGDKRKARLLQKLIMKSTSARFLAIRLVSQLNAGKKTAGIDGKKSLSFEDRFNLEGLLKMNSGNWKHQGLREIPIPKKDGTTRMLKIPTIADRAWQCLAKYALEPAHEATFHARSYGFRTGRSAHDAQKYIFDNLKSHCNGTEKRVIELDIEKCFDRINHSAIMDELIAPKGLKLGIFRCLKAGVNLEFPEQGTPQGEVVSPLLANIALNGIESIHRYHNCYKQGRKIKDNTPKGSIVEPSIRYADDMVIILRPEDDATEILERISEFLRKRGMNVSQKKTKVTAATDGFDFLGWHFKVQKNGKFRCSPSTDNFKAFRKKVKHIVNNSNYGATTKAEKLAPVVRGWRNYHKFCKMDGSRNSLYHIETRTFKVFNKETKQNRHSSKKLLDKAFPKVPYSENKHISVKGTKSPYDGDTAYWSERNSRLYDSETSVALKKQNHRCASCGLKFIDEERVHLHHIDGNHANWKNNNLEAIHESCHDYKHMSKGAS from the coding sequence ATGATTAGACACAGTTACAAAACTAGTGAATCTTGGGTAGCCCTACCGTGGAAGAAATTCCGCCGAAATCTATTCCGCCTTCAAAAGCGCGTGTATAAAGCGGTTCTTGTTGGAGACAAGCGGAAAGCTCGGTTACTCCAAAAGCTTATTATGAAATCCACCTCGGCTCGATTTCTTGCAATTAGACTTGTATCTCAGCTAAATGCTGGCAAAAAGACGGCGGGTATTGATGGTAAGAAATCCCTCTCATTTGAAGACCGCTTCAACCTTGAAGGACTACTGAAAATGAACAGTGGAAATTGGAAGCATCAAGGACTAAGGGAAATTCCTATCCCAAAAAAGGACGGAACTACCAGAATGCTTAAAATACCAACCATTGCGGATAGAGCCTGGCAATGCTTAGCAAAATATGCACTTGAACCAGCACACGAAGCAACCTTCCATGCGAGGAGTTATGGGTTCAGAACAGGGCGCTCTGCCCACGATGCACAAAAGTACATCTTTGATAACCTCAAATCTCACTGCAACGGAACAGAAAAACGAGTAATCGAACTCGACATCGAAAAATGCTTCGACAGGATTAACCACTCAGCAATAATGGACGAACTCATCGCCCCCAAAGGCTTGAAACTCGGAATTTTCCGATGCCTCAAGGCGGGAGTTAACCTAGAGTTCCCCGAACAGGGAACCCCTCAAGGGGAAGTGGTCAGCCCTTTACTAGCTAACATCGCGCTCAACGGGATTGAGAGTATCCATCGATACCACAACTGTTACAAGCAAGGTAGGAAAATCAAAGACAATACCCCAAAAGGGAGCATTGTCGAACCATCAATCCGATACGCGGATGACATGGTTATTATACTCCGACCCGAAGACGATGCAACAGAAATACTTGAAAGAATCAGCGAGTTCCTCCGCAAACGCGGAATGAATGTAAGCCAAAAGAAAACCAAAGTTACCGCCGCGACAGATGGGTTTGACTTCCTCGGCTGGCACTTCAAAGTCCAGAAAAATGGAAAGTTCAGATGTAGTCCTTCAACGGACAACTTCAAAGCATTTCGTAAGAAAGTAAAACACATCGTCAACAACTCGAATTATGGTGCTACCACAAAGGCGGAGAAGTTAGCCCCGGTAGTTAGAGGTTGGAGAAATTACCATAAGTTCTGCAAGATGGACGGGTCAAGAAACTCGTTATACCACATCGAAACAAGAACGTTTAAGGTATTCAACAAGGAAACCAAGCAAAACCGCCACTCTAGCAAGAAATTACTAGATAAAGCATTCCCAAAGGTTCCTTACTCCGAAAACAAACACATTTCCGTCAAGGGAACTAAATCACCCTACGACGGAGATACAGCCTATTGGAGCGAACGTAATAGTAGACTCTACGACAGCGAAACCTCTGTTGCTCTCAAAAAGCAAAACCATAGATGTGCATCCTGCGGCTTAAAGTTCATCGATGAAGAACGGGTTCACCTGCATCACATCGACGGAAATCACGCCAACTGGAAAAACAATAATCTTGAAGCAATTCATGAGAGTTGCCACGATTACAAGCACATGAGCAAAGGCGCAAGCTAA
- a CDS encoding aspartate ammonia-lyase, whose translation MTEHTDSQFRIERDSMGDRQIASSVYYGIQTLRAIENFPISGIKPLATYVDAGLIIKKATAIVNGELNCIPQDISQAIVQATDEILAGKFRDQFVVDVYQAGAGTSHHMNLNEVLANRALEILGEEKGNYKRVSPNDHVNYGQSTNDVIPTAIRIGGLLALSKTLHPAIDGAIAALENKAVEFQDIVKSGRTHLQDAVPVRLGENFRAWAHILTEHQNRIYTASGDLMVLGLGGSAAGTGLNTHPLYRARVVEVLSELIETPLEPTSHLMAAMQSMAPFVNVSGALRNLAQDLVKISHDLRLMDSGPKTGLKEIQLPPVQPGSSIMPGKYNPVMAEMTSMVCFQVMGYDSAIALAAQAGQLELNVMMPLIAYNLIHSIEILGNTIAALTERCIEGITANRERCLAYAEGSLALVTALNTHIGYLNAAAIANESLETGKSLRQIVLERGLMSETDLATVLNLEQMSGILPLKTE comes from the coding sequence ATGACTGAACACACAGACTCTCAATTCCGCATCGAACGCGATTCGATGGGCGATCGCCAAATTGCTAGTAGCGTTTATTATGGTATTCAAACACTGCGGGCAATCGAAAATTTCCCTATTAGTGGGATAAAGCCTCTAGCTACTTACGTAGATGCTGGATTGATAATAAAAAAAGCTACAGCAATTGTGAATGGAGAACTAAATTGCATTCCCCAAGATATTAGTCAGGCAATTGTGCAAGCAACTGATGAAATCTTAGCTGGGAAGTTCCGCGATCAATTTGTTGTGGATGTTTATCAGGCGGGTGCTGGAACGTCCCACCACATGAATCTCAACGAAGTTTTAGCAAATCGCGCTTTAGAAATACTCGGTGAAGAAAAGGGAAATTATAAACGTGTTAGTCCCAATGACCACGTTAATTATGGACAGTCTACCAATGATGTGATTCCTACCGCAATTCGCATTGGTGGATTATTGGCATTATCTAAGACACTACACCCAGCAATAGATGGTGCGATCGCTGCCTTAGAAAACAAAGCTGTAGAATTTCAAGATATCGTCAAATCTGGCAGAACCCACTTACAAGATGCTGTACCCGTGCGTTTAGGTGAGAATTTTCGGGCTTGGGCGCACATCCTTACAGAACATCAAAACCGGATTTACACCGCCTCTGGAGATTTGATGGTGCTGGGTTTAGGAGGTAGTGCAGCCGGAACGGGGTTAAATACTCATCCTCTGTATCGCGCCCGTGTGGTAGAAGTTCTTTCAGAATTGATTGAAACTCCTCTAGAACCTACATCCCATCTCATGGCAGCTATGCAGAGTATGGCGCCATTTGTGAATGTTTCTGGTGCTTTACGCAACTTAGCCCAGGATTTAGTCAAAATATCTCATGATTTGCGGCTGATGGATTCGGGGCCAAAAACAGGCTTGAAAGAAATTCAACTGCCCCCAGTGCAACCCGGTTCCTCGATTATGCCAGGGAAATATAACCCAGTCATGGCAGAGATGACATCAATGGTGTGTTTTCAGGTGATGGGTTACGACAGTGCGATCGCATTAGCCGCACAAGCCGGACAATTAGAACTAAATGTGATGATGCCGCTGATTGCCTATAACCTAATTCACAGTATCGAAATTCTCGGTAATACCATCGCCGCACTCACCGAACGCTGCATTGAGGGAATTACTGCCAATCGCGAACGTTGTTTAGCTTATGCCGAAGGCAGTTTAGCTTTAGTAACGGCACTAAATACCCACATCGGTTACTTAAATGCCGCAGCGATCGCTAACGAATCCTTAGAAACTGGTAAATCTCTGCGGCAAATTGTTTTAGAACGAGGATTAATGAGTGAAACAGATTTAGCCACAGTGTTAAATCTAGAACAAATGAGTGGTATCTTACCACTCAAAACAGAATAA
- the pgsA gene encoding CDP-diacylglycerol--glycerol-3-phosphate 3-phosphatidyltransferase yields the protein MTLPNWITFSRLLGVPFLLYGLYNPTAQARWICLAIFIVAALTDWLDGYLARKLNQVSELGKFLDPLVDKFLVLAPLMVLIELGKVPAWGVFLILARELAIAGWRVNQTTITGANIWGKLKTVSQIVAIALLIAPLPEVWQTPSLIAFWISVALTLISGGIYILPQKATTNETAR from the coding sequence ATGACTCTACCCAACTGGATTACTTTCTCTCGCCTTCTGGGTGTACCCTTTCTGCTTTATGGCTTGTACAACCCCACAGCACAAGCTAGATGGATATGTTTGGCGATTTTTATCGTTGCGGCGTTAACTGATTGGTTAGATGGCTATTTGGCACGGAAACTCAACCAAGTTAGTGAATTGGGTAAATTTCTTGACCCCTTAGTGGATAAATTTCTAGTACTTGCGCCATTGATGGTTTTGATTGAACTAGGAAAAGTACCTGCTTGGGGAGTGTTTTTAATTTTAGCGCGGGAATTAGCGATCGCTGGTTGGCGGGTGAATCAAACGACAATTACCGGGGCGAATATTTGGGGTAAACTAAAAACAGTTAGTCAAATAGTGGCGATCGCACTTCTGATTGCACCCCTACCTGAAGTCTGGCAAACTCCCTCTCTAATTGCCTTTTGGATTTCTGTTGCTCTAACTTTAATTTCTGGGGGTATTTATATTTTGCCGCAAAAAGCTACCACTAATGAAACGGCAAGATAG
- a CDS encoding IS1 family transposase (programmed frameshift): MECPRCGSSHIRKNGNKRGKQNHICCNCDRQFIDRYEPPQGYSDEVKRECLKMYVNGMGFRGIERVKGVHHTTLITWVKLVGELLPDVYDPETIPEVGELDELETFVGKKNKVWLWTAVNHFTQGILAWVLGDHSAETFRPLWDIVGTWQCYFYVTDGWLVYPGFIPEGDQIVSKTYMTRVEGENTRLRHYLARLHRKTLCYSKSAQMLKYSIRLLLHYLKFWDVPVSV, from the exons ATGGAATGTCCGCGTTGTGGGTCGTCTCATATCCGTAAGAACGGAAATAAAAGAGGTAAACAGAATCACATTTGCTGTAATTGCGATCGCCAATTTATTGATCGGTACGAACCACCTCAAGGATACAGTGATGAAGTGAAACGGGAATGCCTGAAAATGTACGTTAATGGTATGGGATTTCGTGGCATTGAACGGGTCAAAGGTGTGCATCACACGACATTGATTACTTGGGTAAAACTTGTAGGAGAACTGCTACCTGATGTTTATGATCCAGAGACAATTCCAGAAGTTGGCGAACTCGATGAACTAGAAACGTTCGTCGGC AAAAAAAACAAAGTTTGGCTTTGGACAGCAGTGAACCACTTCACACAAGGTATTTTAGCGTGGGTTTTGGGCGACCATAGCGCCGAAACTTTTCGACCGTTATGGGATATTGTAGGTACTTGGCAGTGCTATTTCTATGTCACGGATGGATGGTTGGTCTATCCAGGCTTTATTCCAGAGGGCGACCAGATTGTGAGCAAGACTTACATGACACGAGTTGAGGGGGAAAACACCCGGTTGCGCCACTATCTCGCTCGATTGCATCGAAAAACGCTATGTTATTCCAAATCAGCACAAATGCTGAAATACTCGATTCGATTGCTACTTCACTATCTCAAGTTTTGGGATGTTCCAGTTTCAGTATGA
- a CDS encoding IS5 family transposase produces the protein MTRLPEIANPQRKPYPSDLSDGEWEVLRPLIPAPKGFGHPVEVDFREILNAIFYVQRTGCQWEMLPHDLPPYTTVYGYFQKWHRIGIWQQMHDQVRQQLRTELGKDQQSTVAXAXPVEDIADSQSVKTNGKKGEVYGFDGGKKVKGRKRHIVVDSQGLLVGVFVTEANASERLGAVVVLDEAKEKLSQLEVIWVDQGYSGKNFANAVKQVCGEQVRVEVIARTTNTFEQLPKRWIVERTFGWLNRFRRLSKDYEVYSEVSEAMIYGSLLRLMVRRLAA, from the coding sequence ATGACTCGTCTGCCGGAGATAGCCAATCCTCAAAGAAAACCTTATCCTAGCGACCTCAGTGATGGTGAGTGGGAAGTATTGAGACCGCTTATACCAGCACCGAAAGGATTTGGGCATCCAGTGGAAGTCGATTTTCGGGAGATTCTCAATGCCATATTTTATGTGCAAAGAACCGGATGCCAATGGGAAATGCTACCCCATGATCTTCCACCCTACACCACTGTGTATGGCTATTTTCAGAAATGGCATCGCATTGGTATCTGGCAACAAATGCACGACCAAGTTCGCCAACAACTACGAACAGAATTAGGCAAAGATCAGCAGTCCACCGTTGCGNNNGCGNNNCCCGTCGAAGACATCGCAGATTCTCAATCCGTCAAGACNAACGGAAAAAAAGGGGAGGTCTACGGTTTCGATGGTGGCAAGAAGGTTAAAGGACGTAAACGCCATATCGTAGTGGACTCTCAAGGATTGTTAGTTGGGGTGTTCGTCACCGAAGCCAATGCCTCAGAACGATTAGGAGCAGTGGTTGTACTAGATGAAGCAAAGGAAAAATTATCCCAATTAGAAGTGATCTGGGTAGATCAAGGCTATTCTGGTAAGAATTTTGCCAATGCTGTCAAGCAAGTTTGTGGTGAGCAGGTGCGAGTGGAAGTGATTGCACGAACCACCAACACTTTTGAGCAATTGCCTAAGCGATGGATTGTAGAGCGCACTTTTGGATGGTTGAATCGATTTCGGCGGTTGAGTAAAGATTATGAGGTCTATTCCGAAGTCAGTGAAGCCATGATTTATGGTTCTTTGCTTCGTCTCATGGTTAGGCGATTAGCTGCTTAA
- a CDS encoding SMP-30/gluconolactonase/LRE family protein — MSQVLQYPLQNVLEARARLGEGPVWDSTQNLLYWIDIYNHRVHQFNPATGKDLFFNVGDVVGAIATAGKNRLIMALRHHLAFLNTQTGEVTPILEIEVNLSDNRLNDGKCDSQGRFWIGSMCSLEKPQASLYRYDRDGSLHVIETGLTISNGLGWSPDEKTFYLSDSPQQKIYAYDFDSVTGNITNRRIFVDLTHESFYPDGLTIDSQGNIWSAMWDGWCVIRFNPKGEEILRINLPVQLPTSCTFGGEDLQTLYITTASVGLSQGEIEKSFYSGDLFALQTDVIGLPSYDFEK, encoded by the coding sequence ATGAGCCAGGTTTTACAATATCCACTCCAGAATGTATTAGAAGCCCGTGCCCGCTTGGGTGAAGGCCCCGTCTGGGATTCTACCCAAAACCTGCTGTACTGGATCGATATTTACAACCATCGGGTACATCAGTTCAATCCTGCTACGGGGAAAGACTTGTTTTTTAATGTGGGAGATGTGGTAGGTGCGATCGCAACAGCAGGTAAAAATAGATTAATTATGGCACTGCGTCATCACTTGGCATTCCTCAACACCCAGACAGGTGAAGTTACTCCTATTTTGGAAATTGAAGTAAATCTGTCAGATAACCGTCTGAATGATGGCAAATGTGACTCTCAAGGACGTTTTTGGATCGGCTCAATGTGTTCTTTAGAAAAACCCCAGGCTAGCCTCTATCGCTACGATCGTGACGGTTCATTGCATGTGATTGAAACGGGTTTGACTATCTCTAATGGTTTGGGGTGGAGTCCCGATGAAAAAACGTTTTACTTGAGTGATTCTCCTCAACAAAAAATATATGCTTACGACTTTGATTCAGTCACAGGTAACATTACTAATCGCCGGATTTTTGTTGATTTAACTCATGAATCTTTTTATCCAGATGGGTTGACGATAGATAGTCAAGGAAATATTTGGTCAGCTATGTGGGATGGGTGGTGTGTGATTCGTTTCAACCCCAAAGGTGAAGAGATATTGCGGATCAATTTACCTGTGCAATTGCCAACCAGTTGCACTTTTGGTGGCGAAGATTTGCAAACACTTTATATCACTACAGCTTCAGTTGGACTAAGCCAAGGGGAGATAGAAAAAAGTTTCTACTCAGGCGATTTATTTGCTCTCCAAACTGATGTTATTGGCTTACCTAGCTATGATTTTGAGAAATAA
- the nadC gene encoding carboxylating nicotinate-nucleotide diphosphorylase, producing the protein MSYSAVLPPRLVLDPLLRTWLLEDIGRGDRTTSTLLVEDVTLGSAKWIAKASGIITGLPVAARVFQILNEKVSFVAVAGEGAWCEPGQVVAEIHGSLDALLIGERVALNLAMRLSGIATLTNIYVKKIADSPAQLVDTRKTTPGLRLLEKYATALGGAINHRMGLDDAVMIKDNHIAAAGGIGEAITLIRSQIPYPLTIEVETESLEQVKEALQHKADIIMLDNMPLDMMRQAVLLIRQQDNRVKIEASGNVTLETIRSVAETGVDYISSSAPITQSKWLDLSMRIVL; encoded by the coding sequence GTGAGCTATTCTGCTGTTTTGCCGCCAAGGCTAGTTTTAGATCCACTCTTGCGTACCTGGTTGCTGGAGGATATTGGCCGCGGCGATCGCACTACAAGTACTCTTCTAGTAGAAGATGTGACACTAGGCTCTGCTAAATGGATCGCTAAAGCTTCAGGGATAATTACTGGCTTACCAGTTGCAGCTAGAGTGTTTCAGATTTTGAATGAAAAAGTCAGCTTTGTGGCGGTTGCTGGTGAAGGTGCATGGTGTGAGCCAGGACAGGTAGTAGCTGAAATTCATGGTTCGCTGGATGCGCTACTGATAGGGGAACGAGTCGCGCTCAACTTAGCTATGCGGTTGAGTGGGATTGCTACGCTGACTAATATATATGTAAAGAAAATTGCTGATTCACCTGCTCAGCTTGTGGATACGCGTAAAACGACACCAGGGCTGAGACTATTGGAAAAGTACGCGACTGCTTTGGGTGGAGCGATTAATCACCGCATGGGGTTGGATGATGCGGTAATGATTAAGGATAATCATATTGCGGCCGCTGGGGGAATTGGAGAAGCTATTACCCTTATTCGTTCTCAGATTCCTTATCCTTTGACTATAGAGGTTGAAACGGAAAGTTTAGAGCAGGTGAAAGAAGCTTTGCAGCATAAGGCTGACATTATTATGTTGGACAATATGCCTTTGGATATGATGCGTCAGGCGGTGCTGTTGATTCGCCAGCAGGATAACCGAGTGAAAATTGAAGCTTCGGGGAATGTGACTTTGGAAACGATTCGCAGTGTGGCAGAGACGGGTGTTGACTATATTTCTAGCAGTGCGCCGATTACTCAGTCGAAGTGGCTGGATTTGAGTATGAGGATTGTACTTTAA